One genomic window of Coffea eugenioides isolate CCC68of chromosome 1, Ceug_1.0, whole genome shotgun sequence includes the following:
- the LOC113781654 gene encoding UDP-glycosyltransferase 74E2-like: METHKAHCLIFPCAAQGHINPMLQFAKRLQHQGTKITLATTKFFFKTLQEVSGSIAVETISDGYDEGANEVPLDTYNAVFQKVGSENLTELILKLKDLGCPVDCIVYDALISWALDVAKSLGLRAAAFFTQSCAVYKIYYHVYAGLLKLPLEESKVEIPGLPPLLASDLPSFFSNYGSYPPIFQMVAYDQMKNIHEADWIFCNTFYKLEEEVIDCTSKILPIKTIGPTIPSMYLDKRLQDDKQYGLSRFMPMTNDCMPWLNERSTSSVVYVSFGSLAELDAEQMEEVAQGLRTSNYYFLWVVRESESNKLPKDFVKETSDRGLFISWCPQLEVLAHKSIGCFITHCGWNSTLEALSLGVPMIGMPQWIDQSTNAKFVVDIWKTGIKAQPDETGIVRRDVIHECISVVMEGEKGQEIRKNADNWKDLARKAFDDGGSSDKNIKDFVSKLIQS; the protein is encoded by the exons ATGGAAACTCACAAAGCTCATTGCTTGATATTTCCATGTGCCGCGCAAGGACATATAAACCCTATGCTCCAGTTTGCTAAGCGTTTGCAACATCAAGGCACCAAAATCACCCTTGCTACAACTAAATTCTTCTTCAAAACCTTGCAAGAAGTCTCGGGGTCAATCGCAGTGGAGACCATCTCTGATGGATATGATGAAGGAGCAAATGAAGTGCCCCTTGATACATATAATGCTGTGTTTCAAAAGGTTGGCTCAGAAAATCTTACTGAGCTAATCTTGAAGCTTAAAGATCTGGGTTGTCCTGTTGATTGTATTGTTTATGATGCACTCATTTCTTGGGCTTTGGATGTGGCCAAAAGTCTCGGCTTACGTGCTGCTGCGTTCTTCACTCAATCTTGTGCTGTCTACAAGATCTACTACCATGTCTACGCAGGCCTTTTGAAACTTCCTCTGGAGGAGTCTAAAGTGGAAATTCCCGGCTTACCACCACTTTTGGCTTCAGATctgccttcttttttttctaattacGGTTCATATCCGCCAATTTTTCAGATGGTTGCATATGACCAAATGAAGAACATTCATGAAGCTGACTGGATCTTCTGCAACACATTTTACAAGTTGGAGGAGGAG GTGATTGACTGCACATCCAAGATCCTACCAATAAAGACGATTGGACCAACTATTCCATCTATGTACCTTGACAAGCGCCTTCAAGATGACAAGCAGTATGGTCTCAGTCGTTTTATGCCAATGACTAATGATTGCATGCCATGGCTAAACGAAAGATCAACCAGTTCAGTTGTTTATGTATCATTTGGAAGTTTGGCAGAACTTGACGCTGAGCAGATGGAAGAAGTAGCCCAGGGCTTGAGAACTAGCAATTACTATTTTCTATGGGTGGTTAGAGAATCAGAATCAAATAAGCTGCCAAAAGATTTTGTTAAAGAAACATCTGATAGAGGATTATTCATTTCATGGTGCCCTCAGCTTGAAGTTTTAGCCCACAAATCTATAGGGTGCTTTATCACTCATTGTGGATGGAATTCAACATTGGAGGCCTTAAGTTTGGGGGTCCCAATGATAGGCATGCCACAATGGATCGATCAAAGTACAAACGCCAAGTTTGTAGTGGACATCTGGAAAACGGGAATCAAAGCTCAGCCAGATGAAACTGGAATTGTTAGAAGAGATGTCATTCATGAATGCATAAGCGTAGTGATGGAGGGGGAGAAAGgacaagagattaggaaaaacgcAGATAACTGGAAGGATTTGGCAAGGAAGGCTTTTGATGACGGGGGAAGTTCAGATAAAAACATTAAAGACTTTGTATCCAAATTGATTCAGTCTTGA